The following are encoded together in the Salvia hispanica cultivar TCC Black 2014 chromosome 6, UniMelb_Shisp_WGS_1.0, whole genome shotgun sequence genome:
- the LOC125197431 gene encoding metalloendoproteinase 3-MMP-like, producing the protein MALKLFQLLSLAFLAFLFIPTISHAMRNSPRDKKPSPFDFIKQLKGSHKGVNTKGIHQLKVYLKEFGYLEYLNQTHANDDDFDDILESAIKTYQENYGIEPTGRIDTITISKMTTPRCGVPDIVNGTNYMHPRDKKHKSGSSKVHMVSHFSFFPGSPKWPSSKTHLTYRFLFNFPIEAMAPVARAFQKWQSSTHFTFARVQTYQIADLVIGFHRYDHGDGAPFDGPGGTIAHAFAPTNGRFHYDADEWWSIGSVEDAFDLETVALHEIGHLLGLGHSSIDASIMYPSISAGEIKNLHEDDIQGISALYNL; encoded by the coding sequence ATGGCTCTTAAGCTTTTTCAGTTGCTTTCCCTTGCCTTTCTTGCTTTTCTATTCATTCCCACTATTAGCCATGCCATGAGAAATAGCCCCCGTGACAAAAAACCATCACCTTTTGATTTcatcaaacaattaaaaggTAGTCACAAGGGTGTTAACACAAAAGGCATCCATCAACTCAAAGTCTATCTCAAGGAATTCGGCTATCTCGAATATCTCAATCAAACTCATGCCAATGACGATGATTTTGATGATATCCTAGAGTCAGCCATCAAAACCTATCAAGAAAATTATGGTATCGAACCTACGGGAAGGATTGATACTATAACTATATCAAAAATGACAACCCCGCGATGTGGGGTGCCTGATATTGTGAATGGCACTAACTACATGCATCCTCGCGACAAGAAACACAAGTCGGGCTCAAGCAAGGTCCACatggtgtcccactttagttTCTTTCCGGGAAGCCCTAAATGGCCATCTTCTAAAACTCATCTCACTTATAGATTCTTGTTCAACTTTCCTATAGAGGCTATGGCCCCTGTGGCACGTGCCTTCCAAAAATGGCAATCTTCCACACATTTCACCTTTGCACGTGTCCAAACCTATCAAATTGCTGACCTGGTTATAGGGTTCCACCGCTATGACCATGGAGACGGAGCCCCTTTTGATGGCCCCGGTGGAACCATAGCTCATGCATTTGCACCAACTAATGGAAGGTTTCATTATGACGCGGACGAGTGGTGGTCGATTGGGTCAGTTGAGGATGCATTCGACTTGGAAACCGTTGCACTTCATGAAATCGGGCACCTTCTAGGGCTCGGGCATAGCTCAATTGATGCATCAATCATGTATCCCTCGATCAGTGCAGGCGAGATCAAGAATTTGCATGAAGATGATATTCAAGGAATAAGTGCTTTATACAATCTCTGA
- the LOC125195148 gene encoding metalloendoproteinase 3-MMP-like, with protein MAFKIFEFTSFIFLIFILLAPIGHAKRSNPSDKTSSPFDFINKLKGCHKGNNTKEIHKLKAYLEKFGYLKYESKTHATDDDFDDILESAIKTYQKNHHIKPSGIVDDETISKMQAPRCGVPDIVNGTNYMHPRNMNHEPGSSNIHTISHFSFIEGNPRWPSSKTHLTYRFLPNFPPNAMEPVARAFQKWDSSTHFTFARAQTNQNADLVIGFHNGDHGDGSPFDGRGGTLAHAFPPTNGRFHYDADERWSIGAVEGAFDLESVALHEIGHLLGLGHSSVNAAIMYSGIGAGLTKGLHADDIAGIRALYNR; from the coding sequence ATGGCTTTTAAGATTTTTGAGTTCACCTCCTTCATCTTTCTCATTTTCATACTACTTGCTCCAATTGGCCATGCCAAAAGGAGCAACCCAAGTGACAAAACCTCCTCCCCTTTTGAtttcatcaataaattaaaaggttgTCACAAGGGAAACAACACAAAAGAGATCCACAAGCTGAAAGCCTATCTCGAGAAATTCGGTTATCTCAAATATGAAAGCAAAACTCATGCCACTGATGATGATTTCGATGATATCCTAGAATCAGCCATCAAAACCTACCAGAAAAATCACCACATCAAACCCTCGGGAATCGTAGATGATGAAACGATTTCAAAAATGCAAGCCCCACGATGTGGGGTACCTGATATAGTTAATGGCACTAACTACATGCATCCGCGCAACATGAACCACGAGCCGGGATCAAGCAACATCCACACAATATCTCACTTCAGTTTCATTGAAGGAAACCCTAGATGGCCATCTTCCAAAACACATCTCACTTATAGATTCTTGCCCAACTTCCCTCCAAATGCCATGGAGCCCGTGGCACGTGCCTTCCAAAAATGGGATTCTTCCACACATTTCACCTTCGCACGTGCCCAAACCAATCAAAATGCAGATCTGGTCATAGGGTTCCACAACGGTGATCATGGAGACGGGTCCCCTTTTGATGGCCGCGGTGGAACCCTAGCTCATGCATTTCCACCAACTAATGGAAGGTTTCATTATGATGCTGACGAGAGGTGGTCCATTGGAGCAGTTGAAGGTGCATTCGACTTGGAAAGCGTTGCGCTTCATGAGATCGGTCACCTTCTAGGGCTCGGACATAGCTCAGTTAATGCAGCAATCATGTATTCAGGGATCGGAGCTGGACTAACGAAGGGTTTACATGCAGATGATATTGCAGGAATAAGAGCTTTGTACAATCgttga